GACGAGGCGCCCGCCGCGCCGACGCCGCGCCCGGCCGCGCCGCGGGAGGCCGCCCCGGGCGCCGGCGCGGTCGTCGCCCCCCTGCCCGGCGAGATCGTCGGCGTCGCCGTCGCCGTCGGCGCCGCGGTCCAGCGCGGCGACGAGCTCGTGCGGATCGAGGCGATGAAGATGGTCAACGTCGTGCGCGCCCCGCGCCCGGCGCGCGTCGCCGCGGTGCGGGTCGTCGTCGGCCAGGCGGTCGAGCAGGGCGCGACGCTCGTCGAGCTGGACGGCTGAGCGATGGACTTCTCCGCGCTCGCCGGCGAGCTGCTGAAGGGGGTCTCGGCCCTCGGCGCCGGACAGGCGGCGATGCTCGCGGTCGGCCTGTTCCTGATCGGGCTCGCCGTGGTCAAGAAGTACGAGCCGCTGCTGCTGCTGCCGATCGGCGCCGGCTGCCTGCTCGCCAACCTGCCGCTCTCCGGCCTCGTCGGCGACGAGGGGCTGCTCGGCCTGCTCTACCGCCTCGGCGTGCGCACCGAGGTGTTTCCGCTGCTGATCTTCATCGGCGTCGGGGCGATGATCGACTTCGGCCCGCTCCTCGCCGCCCCGCGCCTCGCGCTCCTCGGCGCGGCGGGGCAGTTCGGGATCTTCGGCGTGCTGATCCTCGCCGCGCTCCTCGGCTACCCGATCAAGGAAGCCGCCTCGATCGGCGTCATCGGCGCGATCGACGGGCCGACCTCGATCTTCGTCGCCGCCAAGCTCGCGCCGCAGCTCCTCGCGCCGATCGCCGTCGCCGCCTACTCCTACATGGCGCTCGTGCCGGTGATCCAGCCGCCGCTGATGCGCCTGCTGACGACCCGCCGCGAACGCGGAATCAAGATGGAATACGCGCCGCGCCCCGTCTCCCGCCGGGCGCTCGTCGCCTTCCCGATCATCGTCACGGTCGTGATCGGCGCGCTCGTTCCCGACGCCGCGCCGCTCGTCGGCACGCTGATGCTCGGCAACCTGCTGCGCGAAAGCCGGGTCGTCGAGCGGCTGGCGGCGACCGCGCGCAACGAACTGATCAACATCTCCACGCTGTTCCTCGGCCTCGCGGTCGGGGCGACGATGACGGCGGAGTCGTTCCTCAACGCGCGCGCCCTCGGCGTGCTGGCGCTCGGGCTGATCGCCTTCGTCGTGGACACCTGCGCCGGCCTGCTGATGGGGAAGCTGATGTGCCTCCTCTCCCGCGGGCGGATCAACCCGCTGCTCGGCGCCGCGGGGATCAGCGCGTTCCCGATGGCCGGGCGGCTGGTCGCCCAGGCGGCGCAGAAAGAGGACCAGGACAACTTCCTGCTGATGCACGCCCTCGGCGCCAACACCTCCGGACAACTCGCCAGCGTGATCGCCGGCGGCGTCCTCCTCGCCCTCGCCTCCGGGTTCTGACCGGCGCGGCGTCCTTCTCGCCCTCGGGCTCCGGCCTCCGACGACGAACGGCGGCGCGTCGCGTCCCGGCCGCCGCCGACAGTTCGCCGAAACGCGTCGGCGGCCGTTGAGCGGCGACGCCGGTTCGCGCTACTCTCGCCGCGACGCGCAGTTCGCGGACGGTGGTGGCGTTTGGCGGCGACTCTTTCCTCCGGCCCGGCGCGGGCCGTTCTCGTTCTCATGGCCGGTTTCGCCTGCGCCCCCCTCGCGGCGCGCGGCGACGAGCTGCTCGTCCCCGGCGGCCGCGCCGCCGCGTCGCGCCTTCTGGGCGGCGTCGACGAAAACGCTCCGGCGGCGTTCGTTCCCTCCTTCAACCGGGCGCTGCTCTCCGCGGTCACCGGCGACGCGTCGGCCGCGGAGATCGTGCCCGCGCGCCGCGACGCGCTGGTGCTGCTGCGGCTCGCCTACTCCGCGCGCCAAGCCTACGGCGGACGGCTGCAGATCCTGCCCGGCGAGAAGCAGGCCCGAGAGCGGCTCGAAGGGGTCTCCGGCTCGCTCGGTTTCGCGCTCGTGCAGATCGAAGGGCGGTTCGCGGTCGATCCGATTCCGGGGGAGGACGCCGAGCGCCGGCGCCGCGCCGCGGCGGCCCTCGGCTGGGACGTGCCGAGCGCCGTGGACGCCTTCAACGACGGGACGCCGGTCTCCTTCCCGGTCCCCGAGGAACGGGTCCCCTCGCCGCTGCCCCTCGCCCGCTGGCGCGCGATCGCCGGGGCGCAGTTCGACGCGGACGGCGCGCTGGAGCGGCTGGCGACGGACGAGCAGGACAGCCTGCTCCTCGGCGCGCTCGACCGTCTCCCGCCCGAAACGGCGGCGGTCTTCTCCGACGACGATCTCGCCGTCCTGCGCCGCGAGGCGGCCCAGCCGTTCTTCCGTTTCGCGCCCGCGCTGCTCGTGCGCGGCGGCGCGGTCGTCGCGCCCGGCGGCGAGGCCGCCGAGGCGGCGTGGGCCGCGCTCGTCGGCGCCTCGCCGCGCGAGCCGGCGCAGTTCCTGCGGCGTCTGCTGACGGCGCACGACGGACGCCGCGCCTATCTCTTCGCCGCCCTCGCCGCGGCGCCGCCGCGCGTCGTCGCGGCGCTCCGTCCCGCGGCC
This region of bacterium genomic DNA includes:
- a CDS encoding acetyl-CoA carboxylase biotin carboxyl carrier protein subunit (composes the biotin carboxyl carrier protein subunit of the acetyl-CoA carboxylase complex, the enzyme that catalyzes the carboxylation of acetyl-CoA to malonyl-CoA, which in turn controls the rate of fatty acid metabolism), with translation DEAPAAPTPRPAAPREAAPGAGAVVAPLPGEIVGVAVAVGAAVQRGDELVRIEAMKMVNVVRAPRPARVAAVRVVVGQAVEQGATLVELDG
- a CDS encoding sodium ion-translocating decarboxylase subunit beta, whose translation is MDFSALAGELLKGVSALGAGQAAMLAVGLFLIGLAVVKKYEPLLLLPIGAGCLLANLPLSGLVGDEGLLGLLYRLGVRTEVFPLLIFIGVGAMIDFGPLLAAPRLALLGAAGQFGIFGVLILAALLGYPIKEAASIGVIGAIDGPTSIFVAAKLAPQLLAPIAVAAYSYMALVPVIQPPLMRLLTTRRERGIKMEYAPRPVSRRALVAFPIIVTVVIGALVPDAAPLVGTLMLGNLLRESRVVERLAATARNELINISTLFLGLAVGATMTAESFLNARALGVLALGLIAFVVDTCAGLLMGKLMCLLSRGRINPLLGAAGISAFPMAGRLVAQAAQKEDQDNFLLMHALGANTSGQLASVIAGGVLLALASGF